One part of the Geothrix edaphica genome encodes these proteins:
- a CDS encoding Spy/CpxP family protein refolding chaperone, which translates to MTHLFRSFAILALAALPSLAQPGPGPREGRHLARALNLTEAQQTGIQAIHEKHRPDMVLRREAARRAQSDLRQALQDPATPEAQLRTLHDKASSARFDLLLAGRAIHQEVQALLTPEQRAKAAELRATRRAHRQERVRHFRMAMGMAG; encoded by the coding sequence ATGACACACCTGTTCCGATCCTTCGCCATCCTCGCCCTCGCCGCCCTGCCCAGCCTGGCCCAGCCCGGACCGGGCCCCCGGGAGGGGCGCCACCTGGCCCGGGCCCTGAACCTCACCGAGGCCCAGCAGACCGGCATCCAGGCCATCCACGAAAAGCACCGGCCGGACATGGTCCTCCGCCGGGAGGCCGCGCGCCGGGCCCAGTCCGACCTTCGCCAGGCGCTCCAGGATCCCGCCACGCCCGAAGCCCAGCTCCGCACCCTGCATGACAAGGCCTCCTCGGCCCGCTTCGACCTGCTGCTGGCGGGCCGGGCCATCCACCAGGAAGTGCAGGCCCTGCTCACGCCGGAGCAGCGGGCGAAGGCCGCCGAGCTGCGGGCCACCCGCCGGGCCCATCGCCAGGAGCGCGTCCGCCACTTCCGCATGGCCATGGGGATGGCCGGCTGA
- a CDS encoding transglutaminase domain-containing protein, which translates to MRASPLFVAALSGIILLAQEAPTRTYRQWVGGQEVGGASQETKTLGGARVVRNREWMSLSRLGQEIRQEVDQTARRAADGSLAFTWRLQLSKEPFEGKAEWSPADPGSLTIQPLNGAALRTPVPAGAVLWPEDLDARLIEAARLRRPVQAITFSFPVQQWSTLTLEPAGPDPLPGFPDAVRFTGQETQGASSAPVEAWISPSAGELRQRTELGGLAILMQRAELPPPTARAGEAEGFFERTLQTLPPHPFQAWLRDLTLRAEGSVPALPEDAQQIRLPEGRWRLVRATDPSAAEAAQLPVTGTPKGDEVRYLAPSPLVPFRDPAFDGLLRRLALPPGLPRWEVAKRVTAFVFDWITDKDFTVGFASALEVCRTPRGDCTEHGVLAVALLRRLGVPARGVTGWVGLGDTLGLHFWVEVKLRDRWVPVDPTFDQAPASAFRIKLGDTDLADLGSVGWESAALAFSGLRWIPEREGTAPWGAGTRIEGDQVTVSGGSRLRLPGGRWQLERGRLTLNRTWTVEAVPRPGQAQLKGNRRLAGPRTFREGWWDPEDRRLWMDLGQGRWLRLEGVSEVAAYQLLDQLMAPTSSS; encoded by the coding sequence ATGCGCGCATCCCCCCTTTTCGTGGCGGCCCTCAGCGGGATCATCCTCCTCGCCCAGGAGGCCCCGACCCGGACCTACCGGCAGTGGGTGGGCGGCCAGGAAGTGGGCGGCGCCTCGCAGGAGACGAAGACCCTGGGCGGGGCCCGGGTGGTGCGGAACCGCGAGTGGATGTCCCTTTCGCGCCTCGGCCAGGAGATCCGCCAGGAGGTGGATCAGACCGCCCGGCGCGCCGCGGACGGCTCCCTGGCCTTCACCTGGCGGCTGCAGCTTTCCAAGGAGCCCTTCGAAGGCAAAGCAGAGTGGTCGCCCGCGGACCCGGGTTCGCTGACCATCCAGCCCCTGAACGGCGCCGCGCTGCGCACCCCGGTGCCCGCCGGGGCCGTGCTCTGGCCCGAGGACCTCGACGCCCGTCTCATCGAGGCCGCCCGGCTGCGCCGCCCCGTGCAGGCCATCACCTTCTCCTTCCCCGTCCAGCAGTGGAGCACCCTCACCCTCGAGCCCGCGGGGCCGGACCCGCTGCCGGGCTTCCCGGACGCGGTGCGCTTCACCGGGCAGGAGACCCAGGGCGCCTCCTCCGCGCCCGTGGAAGCCTGGATCTCCCCGAGCGCGGGCGAGCTGCGCCAGCGGACCGAGCTCGGCGGCCTCGCCATCCTGATGCAGCGCGCCGAGCTCCCGCCGCCCACCGCCCGCGCCGGCGAAGCCGAAGGCTTCTTCGAGCGCACCCTCCAGACGCTGCCGCCCCATCCCTTCCAGGCCTGGCTGCGGGACCTGACGCTGAGGGCCGAGGGGTCCGTCCCCGCGCTGCCCGAGGATGCCCAGCAGATACGGCTCCCCGAGGGCCGGTGGCGCCTGGTGCGCGCGACGGATCCCAGCGCCGCCGAGGCCGCCCAGCTTCCAGTGACGGGAACCCCCAAGGGAGACGAGGTCCGCTACCTGGCCCCCAGCCCCCTGGTGCCCTTCCGCGATCCCGCCTTCGACGGCCTCCTCCGGCGCCTGGCCCTGCCCCCGGGGTTGCCGCGCTGGGAGGTGGCGAAGCGCGTGACCGCCTTCGTCTTCGACTGGATCACCGACAAGGACTTCACCGTGGGCTTCGCCTCGGCCCTGGAGGTCTGCCGCACGCCCCGCGGCGACTGCACCGAGCACGGCGTGCTGGCCGTGGCGCTGCTGCGGCGCCTGGGCGTGCCCGCCCGCGGCGTCACCGGCTGGGTGGGCCTGGGTGACACGCTGGGGCTGCACTTCTGGGTGGAGGTGAAGCTGAGGGACCGCTGGGTGCCCGTGGACCCCACCTTCGACCAGGCGCCCGCCTCCGCCTTCCGCATCAAGCTCGGCGACACGGACCTGGCCGACCTCGGGAGCGTCGGCTGGGAGAGCGCGGCCCTGGCCTTCTCGGGCCTCCGCTGGATCCCCGAGCGCGAAGGCACCGCGCCCTGGGGTGCGGGCACCCGCATCGAAGGCGACCAGGTGACGGTTTCAGGCGGAAGTCGGCTGCGCCTGCCGGGAGGGCGCTGGCAGCTGGAGCGCGGCAGGCTCACCCTGAACCGGACCTGGACCGTGGAGGCGGTCCCCCGTCCCGGGCAGGCCCAGCTGAAGGGGAACCGGCGCCTGGCGGGCCCGCGCACCTTCCGCGAGGGCTGGTGGGATCCAGAGGACCGCCGTCTGTGGATGGACCTGGGCCAGGGACGCTGGCTGCGCCTGGAGGGTGTGTCCGAGGTCGCGGCCTATCAGCTGCTGGATCAGTTGATGGCGCCCACCAGCTCCTCCTGA
- a CDS encoding MarR family winged helix-turn-helix transcriptional regulator, with product MSKLPAPGVQLMLQLMLTREAVVRVQERLFEAHGLTIQQYNVLRIARGGPAKGHPIYEIERRMIYRFANVTRLVDRLETQGLLKRVADPKDRRVSRVVITPKGRRLMDRLDEPVKAMATQLTSCCDEQECLHISNWLERLREHCAQQEGLQEELVGAIN from the coding sequence ATGTCGAAACTCCCCGCTCCGGGAGTCCAGCTGATGCTCCAGCTGATGCTGACGCGGGAAGCCGTCGTCCGTGTCCAGGAGCGCCTCTTCGAAGCCCACGGGCTGACGATCCAGCAGTACAACGTCCTGCGCATCGCCCGCGGTGGGCCGGCCAAGGGCCATCCCATCTACGAGATCGAGCGGCGGATGATCTACCGCTTCGCCAACGTGACGCGCCTGGTGGACCGCCTGGAAACGCAGGGGCTGCTGAAGCGCGTGGCAGACCCCAAGGACCGTCGCGTGAGTCGCGTGGTCATCACCCCCAAGGGGCGCCGCCTCATGGACCGCCTCGATGAGCCCGTGAAGGCCATGGCCACGCAGCTCACCAGCTGCTGCGACGAGCAGGAGTGCCTGCACATCTCGAACTGGCTGGAGCGCCTGCGGGAGCACTGTGCCCAGCAGGAGGGGCTTCAGGAGGAGCTGGTGGGCGCCATCAACTGA
- a CDS encoding ABC-F family ATP-binding cassette domain-containing protein produces the protein MPAIALSLINVTKRYGATAILDGLSLGLFQGEKVGLIGRNGAGKSTLFRLLTGDETPDSGEVVITQGLRVARLSQEPHFAPGASIRQALEAALADHALLLARHQAIHETLHGATGQEEARLLDELQSVEHQVERWGWDLEPRLKAAATTWGLKDLEAEVESLSGGWRKRVALAQAWLKEPDVLVLDEPTNHLDPDQVEKLEAWLQAYGGALLLITHDRHLLDAVVTRMLELDEGALRSYEGGYSDYLLEKSDREFRESRLTEHMQNRLRREMAWLRRGAKARTRKSKLRIQEVLDLKDDVEDRTRLEIRQGLTFAAGGNRSDALIRAEGLRFAYPGGEELLGGLDLSLQRGMRIALLGPNGCGKSTLLKVLLGELEPTAGEAARHPKLATTTISQGRGELDGGRSILDNLAERASVVDTGNGTLLAHVYLTRFGFPVDQQARPAATLSGGERNRLLLAKAMLSPADLLVLDEPTNDLDIPTLQNLEEALLGFQGTLLLVSHDRFFLDQVATHTLAWNAAGTPRWELYEGAPSTVRSLREARAAAQEPPRAEALRSGPKAAAPRLRKPGLSQKEQRRLAEVEQAMEALHLQLTALDARLADPTAFLRSDSPGHQALREREAARAELEVLELAWLELEEKRQES, from the coding sequence TTGCCCGCCATCGCCCTGAGTTTGATCAATGTCACGAAACGCTATGGCGCGACAGCCATTCTGGACGGACTGAGCCTCGGTCTCTTTCAGGGCGAGAAGGTCGGTCTCATCGGCCGCAATGGCGCGGGTAAGAGCACACTGTTCCGCCTGCTGACCGGCGACGAGACCCCCGACTCCGGGGAGGTGGTCATCACCCAGGGCCTCCGCGTCGCCCGCCTCAGCCAGGAGCCGCATTTCGCACCGGGCGCCAGCATCCGGCAGGCCCTGGAGGCCGCGCTGGCGGATCATGCCCTCCTCCTGGCCCGGCACCAGGCGATCCACGAAACCCTCCATGGCGCCACGGGCCAGGAGGAGGCCCGGTTGCTTGACGAACTGCAAAGTGTGGAGCATCAGGTCGAGCGGTGGGGCTGGGATCTCGAGCCGCGCCTCAAGGCCGCCGCCACCACCTGGGGCCTGAAGGACCTCGAGGCCGAGGTGGAGTCCCTCTCCGGCGGCTGGCGCAAGCGCGTGGCCCTGGCCCAGGCCTGGCTCAAGGAGCCGGATGTCCTCGTGCTGGACGAGCCCACCAACCACCTGGACCCCGACCAGGTGGAGAAGCTCGAGGCCTGGCTCCAGGCCTATGGCGGCGCCCTCCTGCTCATAACCCACGACCGCCACCTGCTGGACGCGGTGGTGACGCGGATGCTGGAGCTGGATGAGGGCGCGCTCCGCAGCTACGAAGGCGGCTACAGCGACTACCTGCTGGAGAAGTCGGACCGCGAGTTCCGCGAGTCCCGGCTCACGGAGCACATGCAGAACCGCCTGCGCCGGGAGATGGCCTGGCTGCGCCGGGGCGCCAAGGCCCGCACCCGCAAGTCCAAGCTCCGCATCCAGGAGGTGCTGGACCTCAAGGACGACGTGGAGGACCGCACTCGCCTCGAGATCCGGCAGGGCCTGACCTTCGCTGCCGGCGGCAACCGCAGCGACGCCCTGATCCGCGCCGAGGGCCTGCGCTTCGCCTACCCCGGCGGCGAGGAGTTGCTGGGCGGCCTCGACCTCAGCCTCCAGCGCGGCATGCGCATCGCCCTGCTGGGACCCAACGGCTGCGGGAAGTCCACCCTGCTCAAGGTGCTGCTGGGAGAGCTGGAACCCACCGCCGGCGAGGCGGCCCGCCACCCCAAGCTCGCCACCACCACCATCTCGCAGGGTCGCGGTGAGCTCGATGGAGGTCGCAGCATCCTCGACAACCTCGCCGAGCGGGCCTCGGTGGTGGACACCGGGAACGGCACCCTGCTGGCCCACGTCTACCTCACCCGCTTCGGCTTCCCGGTGGACCAGCAGGCGCGCCCGGCCGCCACCCTCAGCGGCGGCGAGCGGAACCGGCTCCTCCTGGCCAAGGCGATGCTGAGCCCCGCGGATCTCCTGGTGCTGGACGAGCCCACCAACGACCTGGACATCCCCACCCTGCAGAACCTGGAGGAGGCGCTGCTGGGCTTCCAGGGCACCCTCCTGCTGGTGAGCCACGACCGCTTCTTCCTCGACCAGGTGGCCACCCACACCCTGGCCTGGAACGCCGCCGGCACTCCGCGCTGGGAGCTTTACGAGGGAGCCCCCTCCACCGTGCGCAGCCTGCGGGAGGCCCGAGCGGCCGCCCAGGAGCCGCCCAGGGCCGAGGCACTCCGTTCCGGCCCGAAGGCCGCCGCGCCCCGCTTGCGCAAGCCGGGGCTCTCCCAGAAGGAGCAGCGTCGGCTCGCCGAAGTGGAACAGGCGATGGAGGCGCTCCACTTGCAGCTGACGGCGCTGGACGCGCGCCTGGCGGACCCCACGGCCTTCCTGCGCTCCGACAGTCCTGGGCACCAGGCCCTGCGGGAGCGGGAGGCAGCCAGGGCCGAGTTGGAGGTCCTTGAGCTGGCCTGGCTCGAGCTCGAAGAGAAGCGCCAGGAAAGCTGA
- a CDS encoding outer membrane beta-barrel protein: MRRTTMLLLPLLLASGAALQAQTPHVGFSLNLLIPTGEFSSKTYPAYYSPSAGYTIPPQKETYDVGLGGSFTVSFPVDRTLAIRLNLSGSAENGTNRAPGETTINLRHSQFNLGGDLQIFPEGTAFRHRGFYFVAGLSADFEQFDRSFGDPQYDYTDTTRKSRMGGSLGFGHSFGYDAGARFTLEATFHKTLTSHDVDAGDPPATDFVKVGFGFVF; this comes from the coding sequence ATGCGACGAACCACGATGCTCCTGCTGCCCCTGCTGCTCGCCTCGGGAGCCGCGCTCCAGGCCCAGACCCCGCACGTGGGCTTCAGCCTGAACCTGCTGATCCCCACCGGCGAGTTCTCCAGCAAAACCTACCCGGCCTACTACAGCCCCAGCGCGGGGTACACCATCCCGCCCCAGAAGGAGACCTACGATGTGGGCCTCGGCGGCAGCTTCACGGTCAGCTTCCCCGTGGACCGCACCCTGGCCATCCGCCTGAACCTCAGCGGGTCGGCGGAGAACGGCACCAACCGGGCCCCCGGCGAGACCACCATCAACCTGCGCCACTCGCAGTTCAACCTGGGCGGCGACCTGCAGATCTTCCCCGAGGGCACAGCCTTCCGCCACCGGGGGTTCTACTTCGTGGCGGGGCTCTCCGCCGACTTCGAGCAGTTCGACCGCAGCTTCGGCGATCCCCAGTACGACTACACCGACACCACCCGCAAGAGCCGGATGGGTGGTTCGCTGGGCTTCGGCCACAGCTTCGGCTACGACGCCGGGGCGCGGTTCACCCTGGAGGCCACCTTCCACAAGACCCTCACCAGCCACGATGTGGATGCGGGCGATCCCCCTGCCACGGACTTCGTGAAGGTGGGGTTCGGATTCGTGTTCTAG
- a CDS encoding Smr/MutS family protein, which translates to MAWKQDLAKLKQQLGPEEPASPAPKPPPKPAPKPQGPTSLADEDAVFLSAMGQKPTAPRPAKAEATAAPAPSGAAAQPPQPPAPPPPPETFEEALKDLKGLKPLARGLEAQTRPAPAPPAAPPPPVPPAPIPVEVPSLPPENPPLPPEPPAPETTSGPAPGTSLPAPAPVRFQLAAGMALEVDGVLDLRGHTLQDALDRLKDRLGDGLVLGWRSLQVILGPDPLLHEGLMALLASGETPMVARYAQAPVPMGGSQAWLLYFTPSQPQS; encoded by the coding sequence ATGGCGTGGAAGCAGGATCTGGCGAAGTTGAAGCAGCAGCTGGGACCGGAGGAGCCGGCCTCTCCTGCTCCGAAGCCCCCGCCCAAACCCGCACCCAAGCCCCAGGGGCCCACCAGCCTGGCTGACGAGGATGCGGTCTTCCTCTCGGCCATGGGACAGAAGCCCACGGCCCCCCGACCGGCAAAAGCAGAGGCCACGGCGGCCCCAGCCCCCTCCGGGGCAGCGGCCCAGCCGCCCCAGCCTCCGGCTCCGCCCCCCCCGCCCGAGACCTTCGAGGAAGCCCTCAAGGATCTGAAGGGCCTGAAACCCCTGGCCCGGGGACTCGAGGCCCAGACCAGACCAGCGCCGGCTCCCCCCGCGGCCCCGCCACCCCCGGTACCCCCCGCCCCCATCCCGGTCGAGGTGCCCTCCCTTCCACCCGAGAACCCCCCCCTTCCGCCCGAGCCCCCGGCGCCTGAGACCACCTCCGGACCTGCCCCGGGGACGTCCTTGCCCGCCCCGGCGCCCGTCCGGTTCCAGCTGGCGGCCGGCATGGCCCTCGAAGTGGACGGCGTGCTGGACCTGCGGGGACACACACTGCAGGACGCCCTGGACCGCCTGAAGGATCGCCTGGGCGACGGCCTGGTGCTGGGCTGGCGCAGCCTCCAGGTCATCCTGGGGCCGGATCCCCTGCTCCACGAGGGACTCATGGCCCTGCTGGCTTCCGGCGAGACGCCCATGGTGGCGCGCTACGCCCAGGCGCCGGTGCCCATGGGCGGCAGCCAGGCCTGGCTGCTCTATTTCACCCCTTCCCAGCCCCAGTCCTGA